The Populus alba chromosome 6, ASM523922v2, whole genome shotgun sequence genome contains a region encoding:
- the LOC118032542 gene encoding dehydration-responsive element-binding protein 2F — MENCGKYPLKPWKKGPTRGKGGPQNAMCDYRGVRQRTWGKWVAEIREPKKRARLWLGSFATAEEAAMAYDEAARRLYGPNAYLNLPHLQSNSSPPNKSHKFKWIPSKNFISTFPSCGLLNIHAQPSVHVIHHRLQELKNNGPLNLSSVASRSSSSESRTEVIVGDENHVANVSAAEKDEEISSEKMLLTNHDEKPQIDLNEFLQQLGILKEENQPDNNDVDEHFTEPESSQKDQNEPTALADKSFDWDSQIEMHGIADHQGEELNSFPVYDIQKELAFPTSIWNF; from the coding sequence ATGGAGAATTGCGGAAAATATCCATTGAAGCCGTGGAAGAAAGGTCCAACAAGAGGCAAAGGTGGTCCTCAAAACGCCATGTGTGACTACCGAGGGGTCCGTCAAAGAACATGGGGCAAATGGGTGGCAGAAATAAGGGAACCCAAGAAGAGAGCAAGACTATGGTTGGGTTCTTTTGCTACGGCGGAAGAAGCTGCCATGGCCTACGATGAGGCTGCAAGGAGATTGTATGGACCAAATGCTTATCTTAATCTACCTCACCTTCAGTCAAACTCTAGTCCTCCCAACAAATCACACAAGTTCAAATGGATTCCTTCCAAAAACTTCATCTCAACGTTTCCTTCTTGTGGGTTGCTTAATATTCATGCACAGCCTAGCGTTCATGTCATCCATCACCGGCTCCAAGAACTCAAGAATAACGGGCCCCTCAATCTATCCTCTGTTGCTTCTCGCTCTTCTTCCTCTGAATCCAGAACTGAAGTTATAGTAGGTGATGAAAACCATGTTGCAAATGTTTCTGCAGCAGAGAAAGATGAGGAGATATCATCAGAGAAGATGCTGCTAACAAATCATGACGAGAAACCACAGATTGATTTAAACGAGTTCCTTCAGCAGCTGGGCATACTGAAAGAAGAGAATCAGCCAGATAACAATGATGTCGATGAACATTTCACGGAGCCAGAATCTTCACAAAAAGATCAAAACGAACCTACAGCCCTGGCAGACAAGAGTTTCGATTGGGATTCACAGATTGAAATGCATGGAATTGCTGATCATCAAGGAGAGGAATTGAATAGTTTCCCAGTTTATGACATCCAAAAAGAGCTGGCTTTCCCAACTTCCATTTGGAACTTCTAG
- the LOC118032540 gene encoding uncharacterized protein isoform X1, with protein METERTKKKAAALSLQEFISITYPLLDLEKESEISASIGSGALRNLDSAQKKGSTILNLKCVDAQTGLMGKTLLEFQSNKGDVLPAHKFGTHDVVVLKPNKADLGSPALGQGVVYRLKDSSITVAFDDVPDEGLNSPLRLEKVANEVTYRRMKDALIQLSKGVHRGPAADLIPVLFGERQPTKSKKDVTFTPINSHLDHSQKDAISKALSSKNVFLLHGPPGTGKTTTVVEIILQEVKRGSKILACAASNIAVDNIVERLVPHRVKLVRLGHPARLLPQVLDSALDAQVLRGDNSALANDIRKEMKALNGKLLKTKDKSTRRDIQKELRTLSKEERKRQQLAVIDVIKNADVVLTTLTGAFSHKLNTTSFDLVIIDEAAQALEITCWLALLKGSRCILAGDHLQLPPTIQSVEAEKKGLGRTLFERLTDLYGDEVTSMLTVQYRMHELIMNWSSKELYNSKIKAHPSVAAHMLFDLEGVKRSSSTEPTLLLVDIAGCDMEEKKDEEDSTMNEGEAEVAVAHAKRLVQSGVQASDIGIITPYAAQVVLLKILKNNDAKLKDMEISTVDGFQGREKEAIIISMVRSNSKKEVGFLSDHRRMNVAVTRARRQCCLVCDTETVSGDGFLKRLIEHFEEHGEYLSASEYLNE; from the exons ATGGAGACAGAGAGAACGAAAAAGAAAGCAGCAGCTCTGTCGCTTCAAGAATTCATCTCCATTACGTATCCTTTGCTCGATTTAGAGAAG gaATCAGAGATATCAGCATCTATTGGTTCAGGCGCGTTAAGAAATTTAGATTCTGCTCAGAAGAAAGGTTCTACGATTCTCAATTTGAAGTGCGTTGATGCTCAG ACAGGTTTGATGGGGAAGACGCTACTGGAGTTCCAATCTAATAAAGGAGATGTTTTACCTGCTCATAAG TTTGGCACACATGATGTGGTTGTCTTGAAACCGAACAAAGCTGATTTAGGATCCCCTGCTCTTGGTCAAGGTGTTGTTTATCGGTTAAAG GACTCGTCTATTACTGTTGCTTTTGATGATGTACCGGATGAGGGTTTAAATAGTCCGCTACGATTGGAGAAAGTTGCAAATGAG GTGACATATCGGAGGATGAAGGATGCCTTGATTCAGCTGAGCAAAGGGGTGCATAGAGGCCCCGCTGCTGACTTAATTCCTGTTTTATTTGGAGAGAGACAACCAACAAAGTCAAAAAAGGATGTTACATTCACCCCAATTAACTCCCACCttgatcattctcag AAAGATGCCATTTCAAAGGCACTGTCATCAAAGAATGTATTTTTGCTACATGGACCTCCTGGAACTGGAAAAACCACAACTGTGGTGGAAATTATCTTGCAAGAAGTGAAAAGAGGATCAAAGATTCTTGCATGTGCTGCTTCAAACATTGCTGTCGACAACATTGTTGAGCGACTTGTTCCTCACAG AGTAAAGTTAGTGAGATTGGGGCATCCTGCACGCTTGCTACCTCAAGTATTGGACAGTGCACTTGATGCACAG GTTCTACGGGGGGACAACAGCGCTCTTGCAAATGACATTCGGAAGGAAATGAAG GCATTAAATGGAAAATTGTTGAAAACCAAAGATAAAAGCACAAGAAGAGACATACAGAAGGAACTCAGGactctttcaaaagaagaaCGTAAAAGGCAGCAGTTAGCTGTGATAGATGTAATTAAAAATGCAGATGTGGTGTTGACGACTTTGACTGGTGCATTTTCTCACAAGTTGAATACTACTTCGTTTGATTTGGTGATTATTGATGAAGCTGCTCAGGCACTTGAGATAACTTGCTGGCTTGCTTTACTGAAG GGTTCAAGGTGTATACTTGCAGGAGACCATCTTCAGCTTCCTCCAACCATCCAAAGTGTTGAAGCTGAGAAGAAAGGGTTGGGAAGAACCCTCTTTGAACGCCTCACAGATCTGTATGGAGATGAAGTCACTTCTATGCTCACTGTCCAGTACCGCATGCATGAACTAATTATGAACTGGTCATCTAAAGAGCTTTACAACAGTAAG ATCAAAGCCCATCCGAGTGTTGCTGCACATATGCTTTTTGATCTTGAGGGTGTCAAGAGATCCTCTTCTACAGAACCGACCCTTCTTCTTGTAGACATAGCTGG GTGTGATATGGAGGAAAAGAAGGATGAAGAAGATAGCACAATGAATGAGGGAGAAGCTGAAGTTGCAGTGGCCCATGCAAAGAGACTTGTTCAGAGTGGAGTCCAGGCTTCTGACATTGGAATAATTACTCCTTATGCAGCACAG GTTGTCTTGCTCaagatattgaaaaacaatgatGCTAAGCTAAAGGATATGGAAATCTCAACAGTGGATGGTTTCCAGGGTCGAGAGAAGGAAGCTATCATTATTTCAATGGTTCGATCAAACTCAAAGAAAGAG GTGGGGTTTCTGAGTGACCATAGGCGGATGAATGTGGCTGTGACACGGGCAAGAAGACAGTGCTGTCTTGTATGTGACACAGAGACAGTGAGTGGTGATGGGTTCTTAAAGCGATTAATTGAGCATTTTGAGGAGCACGGAGAGTATCTAAGTGCATCAGAGTACCTCAATGAATGA
- the LOC118032540 gene encoding uncharacterized protein isoform X2: protein MGKTLLEFQSNKGDVLPAHKFGTHDVVVLKPNKADLGSPALGQGVVYRLKDSSITVAFDDVPDEGLNSPLRLEKVANEVTYRRMKDALIQLSKGVHRGPAADLIPVLFGERQPTKSKKDVTFTPINSHLDHSQKDAISKALSSKNVFLLHGPPGTGKTTTVVEIILQEVKRGSKILACAASNIAVDNIVERLVPHRVKLVRLGHPARLLPQVLDSALDAQVLRGDNSALANDIRKEMKALNGKLLKTKDKSTRRDIQKELRTLSKEERKRQQLAVIDVIKNADVVLTTLTGAFSHKLNTTSFDLVIIDEAAQALEITCWLALLKGSRCILAGDHLQLPPTIQSVEAEKKGLGRTLFERLTDLYGDEVTSMLTVQYRMHELIMNWSSKELYNSKIKAHPSVAAHMLFDLEGVKRSSSTEPTLLLVDIAGCDMEEKKDEEDSTMNEGEAEVAVAHAKRLVQSGVQASDIGIITPYAAQVVLLKILKNNDAKLKDMEISTVDGFQGREKEAIIISMVRSNSKKEVGFLSDHRRMNVAVTRARRQCCLVCDTETVSGDGFLKRLIEHFEEHGEYLSASEYLNE from the exons ATGGGGAAGACGCTACTGGAGTTCCAATCTAATAAAGGAGATGTTTTACCTGCTCATAAG TTTGGCACACATGATGTGGTTGTCTTGAAACCGAACAAAGCTGATTTAGGATCCCCTGCTCTTGGTCAAGGTGTTGTTTATCGGTTAAAG GACTCGTCTATTACTGTTGCTTTTGATGATGTACCGGATGAGGGTTTAAATAGTCCGCTACGATTGGAGAAAGTTGCAAATGAG GTGACATATCGGAGGATGAAGGATGCCTTGATTCAGCTGAGCAAAGGGGTGCATAGAGGCCCCGCTGCTGACTTAATTCCTGTTTTATTTGGAGAGAGACAACCAACAAAGTCAAAAAAGGATGTTACATTCACCCCAATTAACTCCCACCttgatcattctcag AAAGATGCCATTTCAAAGGCACTGTCATCAAAGAATGTATTTTTGCTACATGGACCTCCTGGAACTGGAAAAACCACAACTGTGGTGGAAATTATCTTGCAAGAAGTGAAAAGAGGATCAAAGATTCTTGCATGTGCTGCTTCAAACATTGCTGTCGACAACATTGTTGAGCGACTTGTTCCTCACAG AGTAAAGTTAGTGAGATTGGGGCATCCTGCACGCTTGCTACCTCAAGTATTGGACAGTGCACTTGATGCACAG GTTCTACGGGGGGACAACAGCGCTCTTGCAAATGACATTCGGAAGGAAATGAAG GCATTAAATGGAAAATTGTTGAAAACCAAAGATAAAAGCACAAGAAGAGACATACAGAAGGAACTCAGGactctttcaaaagaagaaCGTAAAAGGCAGCAGTTAGCTGTGATAGATGTAATTAAAAATGCAGATGTGGTGTTGACGACTTTGACTGGTGCATTTTCTCACAAGTTGAATACTACTTCGTTTGATTTGGTGATTATTGATGAAGCTGCTCAGGCACTTGAGATAACTTGCTGGCTTGCTTTACTGAAG GGTTCAAGGTGTATACTTGCAGGAGACCATCTTCAGCTTCCTCCAACCATCCAAAGTGTTGAAGCTGAGAAGAAAGGGTTGGGAAGAACCCTCTTTGAACGCCTCACAGATCTGTATGGAGATGAAGTCACTTCTATGCTCACTGTCCAGTACCGCATGCATGAACTAATTATGAACTGGTCATCTAAAGAGCTTTACAACAGTAAG ATCAAAGCCCATCCGAGTGTTGCTGCACATATGCTTTTTGATCTTGAGGGTGTCAAGAGATCCTCTTCTACAGAACCGACCCTTCTTCTTGTAGACATAGCTGG GTGTGATATGGAGGAAAAGAAGGATGAAGAAGATAGCACAATGAATGAGGGAGAAGCTGAAGTTGCAGTGGCCCATGCAAAGAGACTTGTTCAGAGTGGAGTCCAGGCTTCTGACATTGGAATAATTACTCCTTATGCAGCACAG GTTGTCTTGCTCaagatattgaaaaacaatgatGCTAAGCTAAAGGATATGGAAATCTCAACAGTGGATGGTTTCCAGGGTCGAGAGAAGGAAGCTATCATTATTTCAATGGTTCGATCAAACTCAAAGAAAGAG GTGGGGTTTCTGAGTGACCATAGGCGGATGAATGTGGCTGTGACACGGGCAAGAAGACAGTGCTGTCTTGTATGTGACACAGAGACAGTGAGTGGTGATGGGTTCTTAAAGCGATTAATTGAGCATTTTGAGGAGCACGGAGAGTATCTAAGTGCATCAGAGTACCTCAATGAATGA